A genomic window from Lycium barbarum isolate Lr01 chromosome 4, ASM1917538v2, whole genome shotgun sequence includes:
- the LOC132635173 gene encoding vesicle-associated protein 2-1 isoform X2, whose protein sequence is MSGATNQLISITPDELKFQFELEKQSYCDLKVTNSTEHYVAFKVKTTSPKKYFVRPNTGIVHPRDSCFIRVTLQAQKEYPPDMQCKDKFLLQSTIVNNDADELPPDTFNKDSGRNVEECKLRVVYISPHSSPGHSEDAFKQSSDVNSSQAVQRARDERDAIFRQTQQLQQELEMLKRRRNRRSDAGFSLKFALLVGLIGLMVGFLFKLLMSSPSTE, encoded by the exons TTGAGCTGGAGAAACAAAGCTACTGTGATCTTAAAGTTACAAACAGCACAGAGCATTATGTTGCTTTCAAG GTGAAAACTACTTCTCCTAAAAAGTACTTTGTTCGGCCAAACACGGGTATCGTACATCCCCGGGATTCATGTTTTATACGAG TCACCCTCCAAGCTCAAAAAGAGTACCCCCCGGACATGCAATGCAAGGACAAGTTCCTCTTACAGAGCACCATTGTGAATAATGATGCTGATGAACTTCCTCCAGATACT TTTAATAAGGATAGTGGAAGAAATGTAGAAGAGTGCAAGCTTAGGGTTGTTTACATCTCTCCTCACTCATCTCCTGGACATTCAGAAGATGCGTTTAAACAAAGTTCTGATGTCAATTCT AGTCAAGCAGTGCAGCGTGCCAGAGATGAAAGGGATGCAATTTTCCGACAAACACAGCAGCTGCAACAGGAACTG GAAATGTTGAAGAGACGAAGAAATCGGAGAAGTGATGCAGGCTTCTCTCTAAAGTTTGCACTCCTTGTGGGACTCATTGGGTTAATGGTCGGATTTCTGTTTAAACTGTTGATGTCTTCACCTTCTACAGAATAG
- the LOC132635173 gene encoding vesicle-associated protein 2-1 isoform X1 yields the protein MSGATNQLISITPDELKFQLSLGFPVLVELEKQSYCDLKVTNSTEHYVAFKVKTTSPKKYFVRPNTGIVHPRDSCFIRVTLQAQKEYPPDMQCKDKFLLQSTIVNNDADELPPDTFNKDSGRNVEECKLRVVYISPHSSPGHSEDAFKQSSDVNSSQAVQRARDERDAIFRQTQQLQQELEMLKRRRNRRSDAGFSLKFALLVGLIGLMVGFLFKLLMSSPSTE from the exons TATCACTTGGCTTTCCTGTGTTAGTTGAGCTGGAGAAACAAAGCTACTGTGATCTTAAAGTTACAAACAGCACAGAGCATTATGTTGCTTTCAAG GTGAAAACTACTTCTCCTAAAAAGTACTTTGTTCGGCCAAACACGGGTATCGTACATCCCCGGGATTCATGTTTTATACGAG TCACCCTCCAAGCTCAAAAAGAGTACCCCCCGGACATGCAATGCAAGGACAAGTTCCTCTTACAGAGCACCATTGTGAATAATGATGCTGATGAACTTCCTCCAGATACT TTTAATAAGGATAGTGGAAGAAATGTAGAAGAGTGCAAGCTTAGGGTTGTTTACATCTCTCCTCACTCATCTCCTGGACATTCAGAAGATGCGTTTAAACAAAGTTCTGATGTCAATTCT AGTCAAGCAGTGCAGCGTGCCAGAGATGAAAGGGATGCAATTTTCCGACAAACACAGCAGCTGCAACAGGAACTG GAAATGTTGAAGAGACGAAGAAATCGGAGAAGTGATGCAGGCTTCTCTCTAAAGTTTGCACTCCTTGTGGGACTCATTGGGTTAATGGTCGGATTTCTGTTTAAACTGTTGATGTCTTCACCTTCTACAGAATAG